A stretch of the Vigna radiata var. radiata cultivar VC1973A chromosome 7, Vradiata_ver6, whole genome shotgun sequence genome encodes the following:
- the LOC106768342 gene encoding uncharacterized protein LOC106768342, protein MSKKNLCKPFYFLLRRSLTSFPQHFTSNFPPHIKLSLLHHASPHHPPPRAPTFDFNCSPGFSXKTLCSKSXVEIQSGCWNCHAAPHSAPFLVCDSXRCIQPVDGSTDYFEIFGVERKYDQEGENLEVKYKEWQKKLHPDLVHSKSQKERDFAAEQSARVIDAYRTLSKPLSRGIYLLKLNGVEIDEEQTISDPELLTEILEIREAVEEATNGEALNRILSQMQEKLQNWSNTLGHAFQNQNFEEAKLAIRRMTYYSRVIDEVIKKL, encoded by the exons ATGTCCAAGAAGAACCTCTGCAAgcccttttattttcttttgcggCGCTCTTTAACTTCATTTCCGCAGCACTTCACTTCCAATTTTCCTCCTCACATTAAActctctcttcttcatcatgCATCACCTCACCATCCTCCTCCTCGCGCTCCCACCTTCGATTTCAACTGTTCTCCCGGGTTTTCCTNNAAAACTTTATGCTCTAAATCTNCCGTGGAAATCCAAAGTGGGTGCTGGAATTGCCATGCTGCCCCTCATTCCGCNCCTTTCCTCGTATGCGACTCGTGNCGGTGCATTCAACCCGTCGATGGTTCCACCGACTATTTTGAGATATTTGGGGT gGAGAGGAAGTATGATCAAGAAGGTGAGAATTTGGAGGTCAAGTACAAAGAGTGGCAAAAGAAGCTGCATCCTGATTTAGTACATTCAAAATCTCAG AAAGAAAGGGATTTTGCTGCTGAACAATCTGCAAGGGTGATTGATGCGTACCGTACACTTAGCAAGCCTTTGTCAAGAGGAATTTACTTG CTGAAGCTTAATGGAGTAGAAATTGATGAAGAGCAGACAATATCAGATCCAGAACTACTGACAGAG ATTCTTGAAATCAGGGAAGCAGTTGAAGAAGCTACAAATGGGGAGGCTTTGAATCGCATTCTCTCCCAG ATGCAGGAGAAGCTGCAAAATTGGTCTAATACCTTAGGTCACGCTTTTCAAAACCAGAATTTTGAGGAAGCAAAATTGGCAATCAGGAGAATGACTTACTATAGTCGTGTAATTGATGAAGTCATAAAGAAGCTTTGA